Proteins from one Nitrospirota bacterium genomic window:
- a CDS encoding radical SAM protein: protein MEFTPKWIAWEITRRCNLKCIHCRSSSEIEVNAHPDFSTEEAFRIINDITSYAKPVIVLSGGEPLLRKDVFEIARYGTDKGLRMCLATNGTLVDDSVCDKIKSSGMKIVSLSLDGSNEKTHDDFRNQKGAFEGTIHAATLFRKYGIEFIINSSFTKRNQEEIPKVYKLAKNIGATAWYMFMIVPTGRGEEIMNELISKEDYEEILEWHYHMEKDEKDILVRPTCAPHYYRVVLQKSKEEGTKFERRTLKFSTGGAKGCIAGQLIALIDVDENVLPCSYFPKSAGNLKNQSFKDVWENSQLFKELRDFKSYKGKCGSCEYITVCGGCRARAYSIYGDYLEEEPFCSHIPLKMKIKKNGGNHE, encoded by the coding sequence ATAGAATTCACACCAAAATGGATAGCATGGGAAATAACCAGAAGATGTAATCTAAAATGCATCCACTGTAGATCTTCATCAGAAATAGAAGTCAATGCACATCCTGATTTTTCCACAGAAGAAGCATTTAGAATCATAAATGATATCACAAGTTATGCAAAACCTGTTATAGTGCTTTCAGGAGGCGAACCTCTGCTCAGAAAAGATGTATTTGAGATTGCACGCTATGGTACGGATAAAGGACTAAGGATGTGTCTTGCTACAAATGGAACTCTTGTTGATGATTCGGTCTGTGATAAGATTAAGTCTTCAGGAATGAAGATTGTATCCCTTAGCCTCGATGGTTCAAATGAAAAAACTCATGATGATTTCAGAAATCAGAAAGGTGCATTCGAAGGAACTATTCATGCCGCAACACTATTCCGTAAATACGGCATCGAATTTATTATCAATTCATCTTTTACAAAAAGAAATCAGGAAGAAATACCAAAGGTATATAAACTTGCAAAGAACATCGGTGCCACTGCATGGTATATGTTTATGATCGTCCCAACTGGCAGGGGTGAGGAGATAATGAACGAGCTTATATCAAAGGAGGATTATGAAGAGATTCTCGAATGGCATTATCACATGGAAAAAGACGAAAAGGATATACTTGTAAGACCTACTTGTGCACCACATTATTACAGAGTAGTCCTTCAGAAATCGAAAGAAGAAGGGACTAAATTCGAAAGGAGGACTTTAAAATTTTCTACAGGCGGTGCAAAGGGCTGCATTGCTGGACAGCTCATAGCACTTATTGATGTTGATGAAAATGTTCTTCCATGCAGCTATTTCCCGAAATCAGCAGGAAATCTTAAAAATCAATCTTTCAAGGATGTTTGGGAAAATTCACAACTTTTCAAAGAACTTAGAGATTTTAAAAGTTATAAAGGCAAGTGTGGATCATGCGAATACATTACAGTATGTGGCGGGTGCCGGGCAAGGGCATATTCAATATATGGAGACTATCTGGAAGAAGAGCCTTTTTGCAGTCATATTCCTCTAAAAATGAAAATTAAGAAAAATGGAGGGAATCATGAATGA
- the hflX gene encoding GTPase HflX, with product MPALHGNLSGLKTSYLHLLERIYRRKAYREVITPELARFITEISYEINRQIGILIDRNGSITHVIIGDAKSIYIPELADYRLGRKPLRGLRLIHTHLNEEALTQDDLTDLALLRLDLIASIGVRKGFPGNIYIAYLLPDGTKPFEILHYQNFHAFELEFLPFITSLESEMERHRLFSSDDSRERAILVSVSTRPKFEQEDSIEELKDLARSSNVLVLDTLIQRPRQINPRYLMGEGKIKEMIINALSKGATLLIFDQELSPSQVKSISELTELKVIDRSQLILDIFARRAHSRDGKVQVELAQLKYRLPRLTGKGTAMSRLMGGIGGRGPGEMKLEIDRRRVRDRIALLDKELRTLSEARKQRKQRRVEQGIPIISIIGYTNAGKSTLLNSLTKSSVFVEDKLFATLDTSSRRLRFPKERDVIITDTVGFIRDLPKDLMSAFRSTLEELEDADLFLHLVDVSNPRFEQHIESVENILKDLNLNLKPRLLVFNKIDKLNYEEARNLSMRYNAISISALDPGTFSSLLNAIQHHIWDIKTQSESYAEVIQNDYVTSK from the coding sequence ATACCAGCACTTCACGGAAATCTATCAGGTCTTAAGACAAGTTACCTTCACTTACTCGAAAGAATTTACAGGAGAAAAGCATATCGTGAAGTAATAACACCTGAACTCGCCAGATTTATTACTGAAATCTCTTACGAGATAAACCGTCAGATAGGTATTCTCATTGATAGAAACGGTTCTATCACACATGTGATTATCGGTGATGCAAAAAGCATTTATATCCCGGAGCTTGCGGATTATCGTTTAGGGAGAAAACCTCTAAGAGGGCTGAGGCTGATCCATACACATCTGAATGAAGAAGCACTCACTCAGGATGACTTAACAGATCTTGCCCTTTTAAGATTAGATCTAATAGCATCAATAGGGGTTAGAAAAGGTTTCCCAGGGAATATCTATATCGCTTATTTATTACCAGATGGCACAAAACCTTTCGAGATTCTTCATTACCAAAATTTCCATGCTTTTGAACTCGAATTTTTACCTTTCATAACATCACTCGAAAGTGAAATGGAGAGGCATAGACTCTTCAGTTCGGATGATAGCAGAGAGCGCGCTATACTTGTAAGTGTTTCAACAAGACCTAAATTTGAACAGGAAGATTCAATTGAGGAATTGAAGGACCTTGCACGCTCAAGTAACGTGCTCGTTCTCGATACTTTAATTCAGAGACCCAGACAAATAAACCCAAGATATCTTATGGGTGAAGGTAAGATAAAAGAAATGATAATCAATGCTCTGAGCAAAGGAGCTACACTTCTTATCTTCGATCAAGAGCTCAGCCCCTCACAGGTAAAATCTATCAGCGAGCTTACAGAGCTAAAGGTTATTGATCGTTCACAGTTAATACTCGATATCTTCGCACGCCGTGCACATAGCAGAGATGGTAAAGTCCAGGTTGAACTAGCTCAGTTAAAATACCGCCTTCCGAGATTAACCGGTAAAGGAACTGCTATGTCACGTTTAATGGGCGGTATCGGTGGCAGAGGGCCAGGTGAAATGAAATTGGAGATTGACAGAAGGCGTGTTCGTGATAGAATTGCTCTCCTTGATAAAGAGCTGAGAACACTCAGTGAAGCAAGAAAGCAGAGGAAACAACGGAGGGTTGAACAGGGGATACCGATCATTTCAATTATTGGATATACCAATGCAGGGAAATCCACTTTGTTAAATTCGCTTACAAAAAGTTCTGTATTTGTTGAGGATAAACTTTTTGCAACTCTCGATACCTCAAGCAGACGCCTGCGTTTTCCAAAGGAACGCGATGTTATAATTACTGATACAGTTGGATTCATTAGAGATCTACCCAAGGATCTTATGTCTGCTTTCAGGTCAACTCTTGAAGAACTTGAGGATGCTGATCTGTTTCTGCATCTTGTTGATGTATCTAATCCCCGCTTTGAACAACATATCGAATCTGTTGAGAACATTTTAAAGGATCTTAATTTAAATCTGAAACCTCGTCTTCTCGTTTTTAATAAAATTGATAAATTGAATTACGAAGAAGCAAGAAATTTATCAATGCGATATAATGCAATATCCATCTCTGCACTCGATCCAGGAACATTCTCTTCCCTGCTTAATGCAATACAGCATCATATATGGGACATTAAAACTCAATCCGAATCTTATGCTGAAGTCATACAGAATGACTATGTCACAAGTAAATAG
- a CDS encoding geranylgeranyl reductase family protein — translation MTRDILHDVIIVGAGPIGSYTAYLLAKKGLDVGIIERNNVIAKNINCTGIISNECLKKFQFKKDVILKPIRSIKAFSPSGVFLRYEADIPFAYAIERELFDTEINRMAQEEGATLYLNTKAKEAIIDKKGFVLRVMTEESEKEISSRVGVIATGFEFTSLKSALKKPSEYLYGIQTEGIMEDIDDVEVYFGRNIAPGSFAWIVPTAGKTVRIGLIVKDKPLEYLKKFLQTPNILDRLMYSDYKIKCSPIPLGSISKSYAQRLLIVGEAAGQVKTTTGGGIYFGMLCSEIAADTIYKAFQTNDYSERLFKQYEILWKKKIDIELKSGLILRSIFSKFSDHQIDNIIDFARRDGVLPFIKKSDFDWHRGLASYLISHILKKRLFHKK, via the coding sequence ATGACAAGAGATATCTTACATGATGTTATTATTGTTGGAGCAGGACCTATAGGCAGTTATACAGCATATCTTTTAGCTAAAAAAGGTTTAGATGTTGGTATCATCGAAAGGAATAATGTTATTGCCAAAAATATCAACTGCACAGGAATAATAAGCAATGAATGCCTGAAGAAATTCCAATTTAAGAAGGATGTAATCCTTAAACCTATCCGTTCAATTAAAGCATTTTCACCATCAGGAGTGTTTTTGAGATACGAGGCTGATATCCCATTTGCATATGCTATCGAACGTGAATTATTTGATACTGAAATAAACCGTATGGCTCAGGAAGAAGGGGCAACTTTGTACCTTAATACTAAGGCAAAAGAAGCCATTATTGACAAAAAAGGGTTTGTTCTTCGTGTTATGACTGAAGAAAGTGAGAAAGAAATCTCCTCGAGAGTTGGAGTGATTGCAACAGGGTTTGAGTTTACATCTCTAAAGAGCGCACTAAAAAAACCTTCTGAGTATCTTTATGGAATACAAACAGAAGGAATAATGGAAGATATAGATGATGTTGAGGTTTATTTTGGTAGAAATATTGCTCCAGGTTCATTTGCATGGATAGTGCCAACCGCTGGAAAAACTGTCAGGATAGGACTTATCGTAAAGGATAAACCTTTAGAGTATTTAAAAAAATTTCTCCAAACTCCTAACATATTAGACAGACTGATGTATAGTGACTATAAAATAAAGTGCAGTCCTATCCCGCTTGGTTCGATTTCTAAGAGTTATGCACAAAGGCTTCTCATTGTTGGAGAAGCAGCTGGTCAGGTTAAGACAACAACAGGAGGTGGTATTTATTTTGGCATGCTCTGTTCCGAGATTGCTGCAGATACTATTTATAAGGCTTTTCAAACCAATGATTACAGTGAGCGATTATTCAAGCAATACGAAATTTTATGGAAAAAGAAAATTGATATCGAATTGAAGTCTGGTTTGATTTTGAGGAGCATTTTTTCTAAGTTTTCAGATCATCAGATTGATAATATTATTGATTTTGCAAGGAGAGATGGAGTTCTTCCTTTTATTAAAAAGTCAGACTTTGACTGGCACAGGGGTCTCGCATCCTATCTAATAAGTCATATTCTTAAAAAAAGACTTTTTCATAAAAAATAG
- a CDS encoding macro domain-containing protein: MKVISEKKIEGKLLRLVLGDITERDVDAIVNAANSYLQHGGGVAGAIVKKGGHIIQEESDRIGFVPVGNAAITSAGRLPAKYVIHAVGPRMGEGDEDNKLKEAIINSLQLADKKGIKSISMPAISSGIFGFPKDRCAMILVRTALDYIRKNPRSCLTLIEFCIFDEVTAKYFKSEFDKIIDI; this comes from the coding sequence ATGAAAGTTATATCTGAGAAAAAAATTGAGGGAAAGTTATTACGTCTTGTGCTGGGGGACATTACTGAAAGAGACGTAGATGCAATAGTGAATGCAGCGAATTCTTATCTACAACATGGAGGTGGGGTTGCGGGTGCAATAGTAAAAAAAGGTGGGCATATTATACAGGAGGAAAGCGATAGGATAGGTTTTGTTCCCGTAGGAAATGCTGCGATTACAAGTGCAGGCAGGTTGCCAGCGAAGTATGTAATTCATGCAGTGGGGCCAAGAATGGGAGAAGGAGATGAGGATAATAAACTGAAGGAAGCTATAATTAACAGCTTACAGCTTGCAGATAAGAAGGGAATAAAGAGTATATCAATGCCAGCAATAAGTTCAGGTATATTCGGATTTCCGAAGGACAGATGTGCAATGATTCTTGTCAGAACTGCATTGGATTACATCAGAAAAAATCCCCGAAGTTGTCTTACATTGATTGAGTTCTGTATATTTGATGAAGTGACTGCTAAATATTTTAAAAGTGAATTTGATAAAATAATAGACATTTAA
- the hemE gene encoding uroporphyrinogen decarboxylase gives MNDTFLKACRGEKVEYTPVWLMRQAGRYLPEYQAIRSHIDFLTLCKTPSLAAEVTLQPVNLLGVDAAILFSDILIPVESMGMKLEFSEKEGPLLSEPIRNKLSVERLVIPDIEEDLSFVLETIRILRKELKNKVPLIGFSGAPFTLATYMIEGGTSRNFLHTKKLMFQHSNVFDYLMEKIATTITAYLSAQIHSGVQAVQIFDTWAGILSPVDYKTYALPYVKKVISEIKKEGVPIIYFVNDCAGILREVKKAGADVIGIDWRIDIADAIKKLGKKLVVQGNLDPCSLFLSREKLEDRIKDILWKGENAKGHIFNLGHGVLPQTPAENVIAMVEMVHYYGRKS, from the coding sequence ATGAATGATACATTTCTAAAAGCCTGTCGAGGCGAAAAAGTGGAGTATACACCTGTATGGCTCATGCGTCAGGCAGGAAGGTACCTTCCTGAATACCAGGCTATCCGATCACATATCGATTTTCTCACTCTCTGTAAAACTCCCAGTCTTGCAGCTGAAGTTACATTACAGCCAGTCAATCTTCTTGGAGTTGATGCTGCAATATTATTTTCCGACATCCTTATCCCAGTAGAATCTATGGGCATGAAGCTTGAGTTTTCTGAAAAAGAAGGTCCTTTACTTAGCGAACCAATCAGGAATAAATTATCAGTAGAGCGATTGGTTATTCCAGACATCGAGGAAGATCTCTCTTTTGTTTTAGAGACTATCAGAATTCTCAGAAAAGAGCTTAAAAATAAAGTCCCTTTAATAGGATTTTCTGGTGCACCTTTTACGCTCGCTACTTATATGATCGAGGGTGGGACATCAAGGAATTTCCTTCATACAAAAAAATTGATGTTTCAGCATAGTAACGTATTTGATTATCTTATGGAAAAAATTGCTACAACCATTACTGCTTATCTCTCTGCACAGATACATTCTGGTGTTCAGGCGGTACAGATTTTTGATACATGGGCAGGGATTCTGTCTCCTGTCGATTACAAGACATATGCTCTTCCATATGTAAAAAAAGTTATTTCCGAGATTAAAAAAGAAGGAGTACCGATAATCTATTTTGTAAATGACTGTGCGGGAATTCTCAGGGAAGTTAAGAAAGCAGGCGCTGATGTTATAGGCATAGACTGGAGGATTGATATTGCTGATGCAATCAAAAAACTCGGTAAAAAGCTTGTTGTGCAGGGAAACCTCGATCCATGTTCATTATTCCTTTCAAGAGAAAAACTTGAAGACAGAATAAAAGATATTTTATGGAAAGGTGAAAATGCAAAAGGTCATATATTCAATTTAGGACATGGTGTATTACCTCAAACGCCTGCAGAAAATGTGATTGCGATGGTA